A section of the Terriglobia bacterium genome encodes:
- a CDS encoding PilZ domain-containing protein: MALSTLVVSCDPQLLQKIIPVFELAGIDTEVCTRAEDAQRKIASTRYDATVIDCASLPGARGVLDGVRRSSNRSAVTFAIVSEITSPRDAAMLGASFVLEKSFTQDWLLHNLRAAQGLMASENRRYYRHPADFIAWVQRPGDRSGEIPVSAENVSQGGLGIQTTASLTEHSLVELRFTLPGDSSVDAQAEVLWARDGRAGLQFTRMSSKSRARLVAWLMEQYDRTQPPLPSLPPSMGSAPRTESFGPQGRRLMCHAFAQNLPIAWKCSGCGWRHSIKLEETRWRYANEPPEPVVSAFETHECVQHPAGSVFRS, translated from the coding sequence ATGGCGTTGAGCACCCTGGTCGTGAGCTGCGATCCGCAGCTCCTTCAGAAGATCATCCCCGTCTTCGAACTGGCCGGGATTGACACCGAAGTGTGCACGCGGGCCGAAGACGCCCAGCGCAAGATCGCAAGCACGCGCTATGACGCCACTGTCATCGACTGCGCCAGCCTTCCCGGGGCGCGTGGCGTGCTCGACGGGGTACGCCGCAGCTCCAACCGTTCCGCCGTGACCTTCGCCATCGTCAGCGAGATCACCAGCCCACGCGACGCCGCCATGCTCGGCGCCAGCTTCGTGCTGGAAAAAAGCTTCACCCAGGACTGGTTGCTGCATAATCTGCGCGCCGCGCAGGGGCTCATGGCTTCGGAGAACCGGCGCTACTACCGCCATCCTGCGGACTTCATCGCTTGGGTGCAGCGCCCCGGCGACCGCAGCGGCGAGATCCCGGTCTCGGCAGAGAACGTGAGCCAGGGAGGCCTGGGCATCCAGACCACAGCGTCGCTCACCGAGCACAGCCTGGTCGAGTTGCGCTTCACCTTGCCAGGAGACTCGTCGGTCGATGCCCAGGCGGAAGTCCTCTGGGCGCGTGACGGCCGCGCCGGCTTGCAGTTCACCCGCATGTCCAGCAAGTCGCGCGCCCGGCTGGTGGCCTGGCTCATGGAACAGTACGATCGCACTCAGCCCCCGCTCCCCTCTCTCCCGCCATCCATGGGTTCCGCGCCGCGGACGGAGTCGTTCGGGCCTCAGGGACGCAGGCTCATGTGCCACGCCTTCGCCCAGAACCTTCCCATCGCCTGGAAGTGCAGTGGCTGCGGCTGGCGCCACTCCATCAAGCTGGAAGAGACGCGCTGGCGCTACGCCAATGAGCCGCCCGAGCCGGTGGTGTCGGCCTTCGAGACCCACGAGTGCGTCCAACACCCCGCCGGGTCCGTCTTCCGCAGCTAG
- the recA gene encoding recombinase RecA produces MADDKAKAIDLALAQIEKQFGKGSIMRLGTKEAIVPIAVIPTGAISFDAALGVGGFPRGRVVEIFGPEASGKTTIALQVIAEAQKTGGMAAFVDAEHALDPQYANKLGVDTDNLLISQPDYGEQALEITEALVRSGAIDVLVVDSVAALVPKAELDGEMGDSHVGLQARLMSQALRKLTGTVSKSRTCLIFINQIREKIGVMFGNPETTTGGRALKFYSSVRIDIRRIAAIKEGDVVLGSRTRVKVVKNKVAAPFREAEFDIMYGEGISREGDVLDLAANNDIVEKSGAWFSYKGERIGQGRENAKQFLKENKDVLAKVEADVRKKLGIVSPAEKAQAASATQQESKTIPIGRR; encoded by the coding sequence ATGGCAGACGATAAGGCAAAAGCGATCGATCTGGCGCTAGCGCAGATCGAAAAGCAGTTCGGCAAGGGCTCGATCATGCGCCTGGGGACGAAGGAAGCGATCGTGCCCATCGCGGTGATCCCGACGGGGGCGATCTCGTTCGATGCGGCGCTGGGCGTGGGCGGCTTTCCGCGCGGGCGGGTGGTGGAGATCTTTGGACCGGAGGCAAGCGGCAAGACCACCATCGCACTCCAGGTGATCGCGGAGGCGCAGAAGACAGGGGGCATGGCCGCGTTCGTGGATGCCGAGCACGCACTCGACCCGCAGTACGCCAATAAGCTGGGCGTTGACACCGACAACCTGCTGATCTCGCAGCCGGACTACGGGGAGCAGGCGCTGGAGATCACGGAAGCGCTGGTGCGCTCGGGCGCGATCGACGTGCTGGTAGTGGACTCGGTGGCGGCGCTGGTACCCAAGGCGGAGTTGGACGGCGAGATGGGCGACAGCCATGTCGGATTGCAGGCGCGGCTGATGTCGCAGGCGCTGCGCAAGCTGACCGGCACGGTGTCGAAATCGCGCACCTGCCTGATCTTCATCAACCAGATCCGGGAGAAGATCGGCGTGATGTTCGGCAATCCGGAAACCACGACGGGCGGGCGGGCGCTGAAATTCTATTCCTCGGTGCGCATCGACATCCGGCGCATCGCGGCCATCAAGGAAGGCGACGTGGTGCTGGGCTCGCGCACGCGAGTGAAAGTGGTGAAGAACAAGGTGGCGGCGCCGTTCCGCGAGGCCGAATTCGACATCATGTACGGCGAGGGCATCTCGCGGGAAGGCGACGTGCTCGACCTGGCGGCGAACAACGACATCGTCGAGAAGTCGGGCGCCTGGTTCAGCTACAAGGGCGAGCGCATCGGGCAGGGCCGCGAGAACGCCAAGCAATTCCTCAAGGAAAACAAGGACGTGCTGGCGAAGGTCGAAGCTGACGTTCGCAAGAAGCTGGGGATCGTGAGCCCGGCGGAAAAGGCGCAGGCGGCATCGGCGACGCAACAGGAATCGAAAACCATTCCCATAGGCAGACGGTAG
- a CDS encoding SRPBCC domain-containing protein: protein MSSQFRRVLFVLAASVLLSGRGFSEERILRTEAVVRAPVGEVWKAFTTKEGVQSWMVPVAEIELRVGGTLKTNYNPQARIGDAGTIVHHILSYEPERMLTTRFTAPEGAPLSAQLAQATWVVYRFEPMSPQETRVTVTMVGWGDGPVWDASYDFFKRGNEWELQQLVKHFAPQTPGTDLMKGKEKTDRSIVLEKTVACDPAATFRLWTSADGVKHFFSEGARIDPWPGGRYEILFAPDTDPEARSFGTGGARVLKFQPNRELAFEWISFTLDDGKPHSGGPPALPAAERNAKPLATWVELKLDAAGGGTTVHLAEYGFGKGGKWDESFAYFQKAWAMALGNLEKYCAERPGR, encoded by the coding sequence ATGTCCAGCCAATTCCGGAGAGTCCTGTTCGTTCTCGCCGCATCGGTTTTGCTGTCCGGCAGGGGTTTTTCCGAGGAGCGCATCCTCCGGACCGAGGCGGTAGTGCGCGCGCCGGTCGGGGAAGTCTGGAAGGCGTTCACGACCAAGGAAGGGGTGCAGTCGTGGATGGTGCCGGTGGCGGAGATCGAACTGCGCGTCGGCGGGACGCTAAAGACGAATTACAACCCGCAAGCCAGGATCGGCGATGCCGGGACGATCGTGCACCACATCCTCAGCTATGAGCCGGAGCGCATGCTGACGACCCGGTTTACCGCTCCGGAAGGCGCGCCGTTGTCCGCCCAACTGGCACAGGCAACCTGGGTGGTGTATCGATTCGAGCCGATGTCACCACAGGAGACGCGCGTGACCGTGACCATGGTCGGATGGGGCGACGGGCCGGTATGGGACGCGTCCTACGACTTCTTTAAGCGGGGAAACGAGTGGGAACTGCAACAACTGGTGAAGCATTTCGCTCCCCAGACACCCGGCACAGACTTGATGAAGGGCAAGGAGAAGACGGACCGCTCGATCGTACTGGAGAAGACGGTGGCGTGCGATCCGGCGGCCACATTCAGACTGTGGACGAGCGCAGACGGTGTGAAACACTTTTTCAGCGAGGGAGCACGCATCGACCCCTGGCCGGGCGGACGGTACGAGATCCTGTTCGCGCCCGACACCGACCCGGAGGCGAGATCATTCGGCACGGGCGGTGCGCGTGTGTTGAAGTTCCAGCCCAATCGCGAACTGGCGTTCGAGTGGATCTCGTTCACGCTGGATGACGGCAAGCCTCATAGTGGGGGACCTCCTGCCTTGCCGGCGGCCGAGCGTAATGCGAAACCGCTGGCTACCTGGGTTGAGTTGAAGCTGGATGCTGCCGGGGGTGGCACGACGGTGCATCTCGCGGAATATGGCTTCGGCAAGGGCGGGAAGTGGGACGAGTCGTTCGCTTATTTCCAGAAGGCGTGGGCCATGGCCCTGGGGAACCTGGAGAAGTATTGCGCCGAGAGGCCGGGGCGGTAA
- a CDS encoding TetR/AcrR family transcriptional regulator, with protein sequence MAGVAAKTATRERLVEAARELFWEKGYEATSLGEVVKRAKANPGSLYYFFKTKEELLLAVLDRYTELLWPRVVEPAFKAVDDPMVRIFAILEGYRQGLVASDFKHGCPIGNLALEVGDALPSARQKIAANFNGWVGWVKKCLDEAAEHLPPEVDRAALARFVLTVMEGAVMQARAHRSLEPFDAAVEVLRDYLARLVAQAELDRPRRR encoded by the coding sequence ATGGCAGGCGTTGCGGCAAAGACGGCTACACGGGAGCGCTTGGTGGAGGCGGCGCGCGAGCTCTTCTGGGAGAAGGGCTACGAGGCCACCAGCCTAGGCGAGGTAGTTAAACGGGCCAAGGCCAATCCCGGAAGCCTCTACTACTTCTTCAAGACCAAGGAGGAGCTGCTGCTGGCCGTCCTGGACCGTTATACCGAGCTGCTGTGGCCGCGGGTGGTGGAGCCGGCATTCAAGGCGGTGGACGACCCCATGGTGCGCATCTTCGCCATCCTGGAAGGGTACCGGCAGGGGCTGGTGGCGAGCGATTTCAAGCACGGTTGCCCGATCGGCAACCTGGCGCTGGAGGTGGGCGACGCCCTGCCCAGCGCGCGCCAGAAGATCGCCGCCAACTTCAACGGCTGGGTGGGCTGGGTGAAGAAATGCCTGGATGAGGCCGCGGAGCACCTCCCGCCGGAGGTGGACCGCGCGGCCCTGGCGCGCTTCGTCCTGACCGTCATGGAGGGCGCGGTGATGCAGGCGCGGGCGCATCGCAGCCTGGAGCCGTTCGATGCCGCCGTGGAGGTGCTGCGCGACTATCTGGCGCGGCTGGTGGCGCAGGCAGAGCTGGACAGGCCGCGGCGCCGTTGA